The Streptomyces sp. NBC_00435 nucleotide sequence CCTGCCGCAACCGGGCCAACGAGAACCCGGCCGCGATGATGTACGAGCGCCCGCTGACCCGCGAGATGTACATGACCTCCCGCATGATCAGCGACCCGCTCTGCCTCTTCGACAACTGCCTGGAGACCGACGGGGCGCTGGCCTGCGTCATCGTCAGCGCCGAGCGGGCCCGGGACTGCCGCCAGAAGCCCGTCTACGTCCACTCCGTGGCCCAGGGACTGCCCTCGCAGCACCACGGCATGGTCAACTACTGGAACGACGACCCGCTGTCCGGCCCCGCCTGGACCGCCGCCCGCCACCTGTGGAAGCAGGCCGACTTCGGGCCGCAGGACGTGGACGTCGCCCAGATCTACGACGCCTTCACCCCGCTGATCCCGCTCTCCCTGGAGGGCTACGGCTTCTGCGGGCGCGGCGAGGGCGCCGCGTTCACCGAGGGCGGGGCACTGGAGATGGGCGGCCGGCTCCCGATCAACACCGGCGGCGGCGGCCTGAGCGAGGCCTACGTCCACGGCTTCAACCTGATCAACGAGGGCGTCAAGCAGCTGCGCGGCATCTCCACCGCCCAGGTGCCCGACGCCGCGACCTGCCTGGTCACGGCGGGCGAGGGTGTCCCGACGTCCGCCATCCTGCTGCGAGCCTGAGGAGCTGCCGACCATGACCACCACCACAGCCGCGGCCGCGGACGAGCTCCTCGTCCCCGTCCCCGACGAGGACGGCGCCCCCTTCTGGGAGTACGCCGCCCAGGGCGAACTCCGGATCCAGGCCTGCGCCGCACCCGGCTGCGGCAAGCTCCGCTTCCCGCCCCGGCCCTGCTGCCCGCACTGCCGTTCCTTCGACTCCGAATGGCGCCTGATGAGCGGCCGGGGCCGGATCTGGTCCTACGTGCGGCCGCACCCGCCGCTGCTGCCGGCCTACGCCGCACAGGCCCCGT carries:
- a CDS encoding lipid-transfer protein; translation: MAATLKDATAIVGIGQTAFAKQLPQSEKELACRAILAALADAGIDPSEVDAFSSYTMEETDEVEVAKAIGAGDVTFFSKIGYGGGGSCATVGHLAAAVATGQASVGVAWRSRKRGSGPRPWKNTAVQLPTPGQWTRPFGLLRPADEIGMLARRYMHEYGATRDHLFNVAMACRNRANENPAAMMYERPLTREMYMTSRMISDPLCLFDNCLETDGALACVIVSAERARDCRQKPVYVHSVAQGLPSQHHGMVNYWNDDPLSGPAWTAARHLWKQADFGPQDVDVAQIYDAFTPLIPLSLEGYGFCGRGEGAAFTEGGALEMGGRLPINTGGGGLSEAYVHGFNLINEGVKQLRGISTAQVPDAATCLVTAGEGVPTSAILLRA
- a CDS encoding Zn-ribbon domain-containing OB-fold protein → MTTTTAAAADELLVPVPDEDGAPFWEYAAQGELRIQACAAPGCGKLRFPPRPCCPHCRSFDSEWRLMSGRGRIWSYVRPHPPLLPAYAAQAPYNVILVELAEAPHIRLAGNLVTSADAPLDSVDPARLRIGARVQVVFTETGGVAVPRWVLEKS